A window from Megalobrama amblycephala isolate DHTTF-2021 linkage group LG21, ASM1881202v1, whole genome shotgun sequence encodes these proteins:
- the tbr1a gene encoding LOW QUALITY PROTEIN: T-box brain protein 1 (The sequence of the model RefSeq protein was modified relative to this genomic sequence to represent the inferred CDS: deleted 2 bases in 2 codons) — MHLQQLPSPSALANKPVSVDTDFTHIAAAGDDRVSSSGDTLENEPPLKRPLDYVSAARDDSESAENCNLPESSQARTDFASSSAMFSYSGQQVVPALPALSSHYMTPHPVISNGPYNGLSYAYSEPYGQTYTNAAVYPFPSVPGKAQVYLCNRGLWFKFHRHQTEMIITKQGRRMFPFLSFSVSGLDPTCHYNIVVDVILADPNHWRFQGGKWVPCGKADTNVTGNRVYTHPDSPNTGAHWMRQEISFGKLKLTNNKGASNNSTQMIVLQSLHKYQPRVHVIEINKSGDEDTSDPDRVQTFTFPETQFIAVTAYQNTDITQLKIDHNPFAKGFRENYDSSYSGCDADRLTSTPGDSPHSQLLPGSRYAMTSALFQEQFVNSYTKSCFTTLNPDPVTTDRPLMLTNSLTNQSQESSTASGQRWFVSSSASPSYETDINAAALLSYATAGVKGLPFTSTGGTSNSLDYYTNAAGWDSKGFLDNSSKIISHLPGWVMEATHERSTQPNYMPEDGDMLEIDRSSLDVSEEIEGKDATDLTWTETQSSIKSVDSSDLRILEEAQQRNSSITPDSDVQTAKDIQVSQNRERNVIKESDFFHFNTQT, encoded by the exons ATGCACCTGCAACAACTCCCCTCACCGTCCGCACTGGCCAACAAACCGGTGAGTGTGGACACTGATTTTACGCACATCGCCGCCGCGGGGGACGACCGCGTCTCCTCCTCCGGTGACACTCTGGAGAACGAGCCACCTTTGAAAAGAC CTCTGGACTACGTCTCCGCGGCACGGGATGATAGTGAAAGCGCGGAGAATTGCAATTTACCTGAATCAAGTCAAGCGCGGACAGATTTCGCCTCGTCTTCTGCAATGTTCTCATATTCAGGTCAGCAAGTAGTGCCCGCGCTCCCGGCACTCTCCAGTCACTACATGACACCTCACCCGGTCATCAGCAACGGGCCGTACAATGGGCTGAGCTACGCGTACTCAGAGCCGTACGGACAAACTTATACAAACGCCGCCGTCTATCCATTCCCCTCGGTGCCTGGTAAAGCGCAGGTTTACCTGTGTAACCGGGGGCTGTGGTTCAAATTCCACAGACACCAAACAGAAATGATCATAACTAAACAGGGACG CCGGATGTTTCCGTTTCTTAGTTTTAGTGTTTCTGGTCTTGACCCGACGTGTCATTATAATATTGTTGTGGATGTGATTCTGGCGGATCCGAACCACTGGAGGTTCCAGGGCGGAAAGTGGGTTCCTTGTGGCAAAGCGGACACTAATGTCACTG GAAACCGAGTATACACGCACCCGGACTCTCCTAACACCGGCGCGCACTGGATGCGTCAGGAGATCTCTTTCGGAAAACTGAAGCTGACAAACAACAAGGGAGCTTCAAACAACTCCACTCAG ATGATCGTCCTACAGTCTCTTCATAAGTATCAGCCGAGAGTGCATGTGATTGAAATAAACAAGAGTGGAGATGAAGATACAAGTGATCCTGATCGAGTGCAGACATTTACCTTTCCCGAGACGCAATTTATAGCTGTCACAGCTTACCAGAACACAGAT ATAACTCAACTAAAAATTGATCACAATCCATTTGCTAAAGGATTTCGGGAAAATTATGATTC AAGTTACAGTGGCTGTGACGCTGACCGACTGACCTCCACACCTGGCGACTCTCCACACTCTCAGTTGCTGCCTGGCTCACGATACGCAATGACAAGCGCCTTATTCCAGGAACAGTTTGTCAACAGTTACACAAAATCCTGTTTTACAACTCTTAACCCTGACCCTGTCACTACCGACCGACCACTCATGCTTACTAACAGCCTAACGAACCAATCCCAAGAGAGCAGCACGGCCTCCGGACAGCGCTGGTTTGTGTCTTCCTCAGCCTCTCCATCATACGAAACTGATATTAACGCAGCAGCTTTGCTCTCTTACGCCACAGCAGGGGTCAAAGGTCTGCCTTTTACTAGTACTGGTGGCACTAGTAACAGTTTGGATTACTACACCAATGCTGCTGGATGGGATTCGAAAGGTTTTCTAGATAACAGCAGTAAAATCATCTCTCATCTGCCTGGCTGGGTTATGGAA GCGACTCATGAAAGATCCACACAACCAAATTACATGCCCGAGGATGGAGATATGTTGGAAATAGACAGATCTTCTCTGGAT GTTTCTGAAGAGATTGAAGGAAAAGATGCCACGGATTTGACATGGACTGAGACTCAATCTTCCATTAAATCAGTCGATTCCAGTGATTTAAGGATTTTGGAAGAAGCGCAACAGAGAAATTCCTCTATAACTCCTGATTCGGATGTTCAGACTGCAAAAGACATTCAGGTGTCACAGAACAGGGAAAGAAATGTGATCAAAGaatctgacttttttcattttaacactCAGACGTAA